The proteins below come from a single Paramormyrops kingsleyae isolate MSU_618 chromosome 25, PKINGS_0.4, whole genome shotgun sequence genomic window:
- the LOC111861083 gene encoding mitochondrial import inner membrane translocase subunit Tim10-like — protein sequence MDPMKAYQLAGELEVEMMADMFNRMINACHKKCVPPHYKEADLSKGEAVCLDRCVAKYMELHERLGRKLTDMSVQDDELMRKMSS from the exons ATGGATCCCATGAAGGCGTATCAGCTGGCGGGCGAGCTCGAGGTGGAAATGATGGCCGATATGTTTAACCG CATGATCAATGCCTGCCATAAGAAGTGTGTGCCGCCCCACTACAAGGAGGCTGACTTGTCCAAGGGTGAAGCCGTGTGTCTGGATCGCTGCGTGGCCAAGTACATGGAGCTGCACGAGCGGCTGGGCCGCAAGCTGACAGACATGTCGGTGCAGGACGATGAGCTGATGAGGAAGATGAGCTCCTGA